CCACGAAACGGAAGGCCGGGTCGTTCCAATCCTCACGGTATCCCTTGTCCTCTGCGCCCTTCCGGATCAGCTCGACGCTTGTATACAGATTATGCGGCGCCCTTCTTTCACTGCTGCGCCAGTAGTACGCGTGATCCCCGTATACCTGGTCGAAATGGGCCAGTTTCCGCCGGGCAATGATGTTCATCGCCTCCTGGCTCCAGCCCGCGTGCACGATCAATGCGTCGAGTCCGGCTCCCAGCTCAACAAAATACGGGCGAATGCTTCGCACCGGTCCGATTACGTCGGGATCGTCGCTCTGATAAACAGCCAAAAACCGCGTAATATCTCCCTCAGCCAACACTTCATATACCTGATCCGCTCTATGTAATCCCGATTGCGGCCGAGCTTGCGCCTGATTTTCCACCATTACCATAATGGGGCGCTTGTAGTGTTCCTCCTCCGTCCCTATACCGGTCAAAGGATACGAGAACGGATACACGATTGGCTCCTCCGGCTCTTCTGCCGGCATTGCCACTGGCGGTTCCTCCTCCAGTTCCTGGTCTGCCTGTTTGTTGCCGCAGCCTGCGAGCAGTATGATCGCGACGATGCCCAGCAGCACCGCCAGTCTCCATTCCCTCTTCATTGTTTCACCTGCGCCTTTCCCCACATGTTTATATTCTATTAAACCATATTTCACCTGCCAGTAGGTAGATTTTGTTCGGAATGCGGGTGATCGCA
The sequence above is a segment of the Xylanibacillus composti genome. Coding sequences within it:
- a CDS encoding DUF3048 domain-containing protein; its protein translation is MKREWRLAVLLGIVAIILLAGCGNKQADQELEEEPPVAMPAEEPEEPIVYPFSYPLTGIGTEEEHYKRPIMVMVENQAQARPQSGLHRADQVYEVLAEGDITRFLAVYQSDDPDVIGPVRSIRPYFVELGAGLDALIVHAGWSQEAMNIIARRKLAHFDQVYGDHAYYWRSSERRAPHNLYTSVELIRKGAEDKGYREDWNDPAFRFVDTIEAAAIEPGSEAHDISIPYYSSYHVSYHWNEEIGRYERHMLGEPHKDKETEEQLVADNILIIEASHRVVDDVGRRHVDVFGPGNGHLVQKGKIREVTWENRGGIIRALVQGEEVPLLPGKTWVQIVPVGTKLEVQGEGGSASTELEE